A window of Thiocapsa bogorovii genomic DNA:
GAGCCGACCGGGATATAGGTCGACTGATTCTCGGTGAGCAGGAACGCCTTCTCGTCGCAGGTCACACGCGCAGTCCCGGAGACGACGATCCAGTGCTCGGCCCGATGATGGTGCATCTGTAACGACAGCGATTCGCCCGGCTTCACGATCAGTCGCTTGACTTGGTAGCGCGGCCCCTGCCCGATGGCCTCGTAAGACCCCCAGGGACGATGGACCCGCTGGTGGTGGCGATACTCGTTGCGCTGCTCGTGCTGTAGGAATTGGGTCACCGCCTTGACGTCCTGCGCATGCTCTTTGGACACGACCAGGACGGCATCCGGTGTCTCGACCACGATCAGGTCCTCGACCCCGACGGCGGCCAGCATCCGGTGGTGGGCAATCAAGAGATTGTTGCGAGCGTCGTGGACGAAGGCATCGCCGTCGAGCACATTGCCGGCCGCATCCTGATCGCGCACCTCCCAGAGCGCCGACCAGGCGCCGACGTCGGACCAGCCGACATCCAAGGGCACGACGACCGCGGGCGGACCGGCACCCCCGGTGTCCCGTGCCAGGGGCTCCATCACGGCATAGTCGATCGAGTCGCCCGGACAGGCACCGAAGTGTTCGGCATCCAGACGGAGAAAGTCCCCGTCGTGGGTCGCCGCCTCGAAGGCGTCCGCCACGGCTTGCGCGATATCCGGACGGAACCGCTCGATCAACCCCAGCCAGAGCGATGCGCGCAAGACGAAAATGCCACTGTTCCAGAGGTATTGGCCGGATTCTAGATAGCCCTCGGCCGTCTCGACATCCGGCTTTTCGACAAAGCCGTTGAGCAGATAGGCGTTCCCGGCGAGACCGTCGACCTCGTAAGCCGGACCCTGCCGGATGTATCCGTAGCCCGTCTCGGGCTTGCTCGGAACGATCCCGAACGTGACAACGGCGCCTTCGCGCGCAATCAAGCAGGCATCGGCGACGGCCGCTCGGAAACCGACCTCGTTGCGGATGGTATGGTCGGCCGGCATCACCAGCAGGACCGGATCGCTCCCGCCTCGGATCGCCGCCAGCGCCGCCAGACTCAGCGCCGGTGCAGTATTGCGTCCCTTTGGCTCAAGGATGATCTCGGCCGGACGACGACCCATCACGCGAAACTGCTCGGCAACCAGGAAGCGGTGCGACTCGTTGCAGACCACGATGGGATCGATCTGGCCAACGGCTTGGCGCGGGTGCTCCTCGTCGAGCCCGTCGAGCCGGCGCACCGTCTCCTGCAGCATGGTGTGCTCGCTGGTGAGCGCCAAGAACTGCTTCGGGTAGGCCTCGCGCGAGAGCGGCCACAGCCGCGTTCCCGAGCCGCCGGAGAGAATGACGGGTTGTAGTGGCATCGACGTACTCCTGGTCAAGGATTCCGGATCGTTTACAAGACGTCAAGATTAACGCAATTCGGTCGATGCGACCTCCGAAGCGGTATGCTCGAGCTCGATCGTCACACCGGCACTTCGGGTCGACGTGCCCTCGTGAAGCCCGCCGAGCACGGGCTCCTCGCCGATAGACAACGTCACGCGCAGTTGCATCTTCCCCGCGACCGCCTCACCTGATCCACCAAGGAGAGCTGCGGCCAACTGCACCCGGACGTTCACACGAACACCGATTTAACCAGAGACCCACGATGAAACCCGACCCGAACCTGATCGGCGACATCCTGCGCGAAGCCGCAGCCACCGAGATCATGCCGCGCTTTCACAGCATCCTCGCCGAGAGGAAGGCCGACGGCAGCCTTGTCACCGAGGCGGATTTCGCGACCCAGGCACGGATCGTCGAGGCCATCGCACGGGAGTTTCCGGAAACGCCGCTGTTGGGCGAAGAGATGTCCGCCGAAGATCAAGGCCGTCTCCTCACCGAGACCGACACCGGCGTCTGGATCCTGGATCCGCTCGACGGCACCGGCAACTACGCCAGCGGCTTCCCCGGCTTTTCGATCTCCCTGGCCTTCGTCGAGCGCGGACAGGTCACCCTGGGCGTCATCTTCGACCCGGTGCGCGACGAGTGCTTCTCCGCCGTACGCGGGTGTGGTGCGACGCTGAACGGCGAGTCCATCCGCCCCTTCGCCCCCGGTCCGAAGCTCAGTGATTGCCTGGCGATGATCGACATGAAACGTCTCCCGCCCGAGCGCATCCCCGCGCTGTTTCGGCCCGGCGGCTTTCGCTCCCAGAGAAACCTCGGATCGGTCGCGCTGGATTGGTGCTGGTTGGCCGCCGGCCGTTACCAGCTCTATCTCCATGGCGGCCAAAAACTCTGGGACTATGCCGCCGGGCACCTGATCGCATCCGAGGCCGGGGCTGCGTCGCGACTCTACGCCGACCGAGGCGCCACGGAGGCCACCGACTTCAGCCTGTCCCCCAGACTTGCCGTCGCGGCGTCCGACGACGCGCTGCTGCAACGCTGGCTCGACTTCGTCGACCTGCCGATGCGTTCGGCCTGAGCGGCACGTGCCCTCGCGCAACGGCACCGGCATCCCCCGACACCATCACCACGAGGAATCCAGCATGACCGAAGAGATCACCGACCTTGACATGGCCCTGTCGAGCGGCATTACCGCCTTCGAATACAAACAATTCTCGCGCGCCGCGGGCCTCCTTTCGCCGCTCGCCGAGCAGGGGATCCCAGACGCCCAATATCGAATCGCCATCATGGCCCAGAACGGTCTCGGCATGCTGCCCAACCCACTGCTGGCCTACACCTCCATGAAGCGCGCGGCCGAAGCCGGCCTCGCCCTCGCCCAGCACGGGCTCGCCTTCATGTACATGGAAGGCGAATGCACCGACAAGAATCCGGAAAAGGCCGTGCATTGGTTCAAGAAGGCTGCCGAGCAAGGTCTCGTCGGCTCCCTGACCACGCTCGCCATGATGTACGAGCAAGGCCACGGCGTGGAGAAGGATCTCGACGAGGCTAACCGGCTCTATCGGCTTGCCGGTTTCGACGAACGTTGATCCGAGCCGTGGAACTCGGATCGCTCGATGCCGGCGCGACCGGGCCGTATCCACACCCAGACGGCTGGCTAGCCATGAGTAAGCACCGCAGGTATACTACGCAGCTGCGTTGCCGGGGTGGCGAAATTGGTAGACGCATCAGACTCAAAATCTGACGGTGGCAACACCATGCCGGTTCGAGTCCGGCCCTCGGTACCAATAAAAGACAAGGGGTTAGGCCAAACGCCTAGCCCCTTTTTTGTTGCTGGACCTGTCCGCGTCGCACTCTCGTCGCACTGCAAAACAACACCCCACAACAAGAGCACCACCCGCAACCTCCCCCGCTAGACCATCTGTCCACGCCTGCGATCGACCGACCTGGAGCAGCAAAACCGACCCTCGGGGCGCCCGTTTTCCGCCGTACTGCGACCTAAGTGCGACGAAACACCGCATGATGCCTGTGATGTCATTTCAGTACATAAGGTTAGAAGCTAAGTGCTTCAGACTTTGTATCTGATGTTGGCGTTTGCGGTGCTTTATCGTAGACTGTTGGTGAAGAGAAGCAGGCCCCGAATCGGCGGCAACCGAAACGAGGCCCTAACCACCACCAGCCTGATGATGAGGTTCGGCAATGGCTACCGCGAAGTATACCGCCCGCAACAGCATGACCATGGGAGCCTGACCCATGGCAAGCATCACGGAACACAGCACCAGCACCGGCGCCAAGAGATACCGCGTCGAGATTCGCCTGAAGGGCTACCCGGCTCAGTGCCAGACCTTCGAGCGAAAGACCGACGCCCGGCGATGGGCGAGCCAGACGGAAGCCGCGATCCGCGAGGGACGGCACTTCAAAACAGCCGAAGCCAAGAAACACACACTCGCCGACCTGATCGACCGCTACACCCGCGACGTGCTGCCGAGACCCCCTCGCAAGTCCAAGCGCCCGCGCGGGGAGCGAAGCAAGCAAATCATTAAGGCGCAGCTCGAATGGTGGAAGGCAGAACTCGGCGCCTACACCCTCGCCGACGTGACGCCCGCCAAGATCGTCGAGGCCCGCGACAAGCTCGCCAGATCCACCAAGCGCGACGGCACGACCTTCTCGCCCTCTACCGTGGTCCGCTACATGGCCCCGCTATCCCATGCCTTCGGGATCGCGGTTCGCGAATGGGGATGGCTGGACGATTCGCCGATGCGAAAGGTAGACCGGCCGTCCGAACCGGACGGCCGCGTCCGATTCCTGTCCGGCGAGGAGCGCACCGCCCTCCTGAACGCCTGTACCGAATCCAAGAACCCTTGGCTCTACATCGTCGTTCTTCTCGCCCTGTCCACCGGCATGCGCAAGGGTGAACTGACGAATCTGCGCTGGCCGGACCTGGATCTCCCGAATCGACGGATCACCCTGCGCGAAACCAAGAACGGCGAGATCCGCGTCGTGCCGTTGGCCGGCCCTGCGCTTGAGGCACTGAAAGCACATGCCAAGGTCCGCCGCCTGGATACCGATCTCGTGTTTCCAGCCCCGGCGAAGCCCCCGAAGGCCGTCAAGCCGATGGATTTCCGGGCGGCGTGGGAAGCGGCACTGAAGCGCGCCGAGATCACCGATTTCCACTTCCATGACTTGCGCCACACCACGGCTTCCTACCTCGCCATGAACGGCGCGAGCCTCGCCGAGATCGCGGAAGTCTTGGGACACAAGACCCTCGCCATGGTGAAGCGTTACGCGCACCTCTCCGAAGCCCATACGGCCGGCGTGGTCGAGCGGATGAACCGCGCGATCTTCGGGGAGGGTTGAGGGATGACCCCAACCGTTGACTGGATTCGTTTTCTAGTCCTGATGGACGGGCAGTGTGAGCCGGGGCTTTCGGAATACGAGGTCTCGGAGTCCATGGCAAGGCTGGCACACCCCGGCGAGGAGGCATGGGATGAGATGACTGCAATCGAGCGAGCCGATTGGCGCGTCATTCAGCAGGAATCACAGCTCGCCCTACCCTGCCACCCGAGCGACGTGAAGCGATGGGCCGACAGTCAATTCCTGGATATCAGCCAAGAGCTGCAATACGCGATCAATGACGAGGAGATCGAGCGCATCCGCTTGAGTGAGCCCGAGCCAAGCGGAGCGCCTGGACGGATTGATTCCAGCGAGGTCGCGCGGGCGCGGGCCGACAAGCGGTGGGCGAAGCTCAATTCAGCGAAGACCGAGATCGAGCGCGAGGCGTTGCCCATGATTGTGCGCGGACAGATGAACCACGCTCAGATCGCCGCCGAACTCCGAGAGCGCGAGGAATTCAAGGCGTGCAGTCCTGCGCAGATAAGGAATGCCGTGAAGACCGCATGCAGGGAAGCGGGGCGTGAAGACCTCATCCTCGGCATCAAGCCCACCTGACCGCCGACAGACCCCAGGGTATGCATTATCCGACCCCCGCATATGCGGGGGTTCACGCATAAGCGGGGCAGACGCGCCCCCAATTCGCGCCGAACATGCTCAACAACAAGCGGCAACACCTGCCCCTTGAAGCACTCACAAGGCATGTTATGGCGAACCGAAACCTTCTGACCGTCAAGCAATTCGCCGACGCCAACCCCGCATTCACCGAAGCCGGGATCCGCTGGCAGATTTTCAATGAGAGGCACAACGGGCTCGCCGAGTCCGGCGCGATCCTGCGTCGCGGGCGCCGCGTCTACATCGACGTGGACCGCTATTTCGCTTGGCTCGATCAATCCAATGGCGTGCAGGCTGCGGCGTGAGGGGATCGGCCAATGAATCCGACCCCCAAAAACAGGCGCGGCCCGACCGGGGACGAGACCGGGCGAGCCGCCGAACACCAACCAGAACAGCGGCTTAATCGTAGCATCGAGGTCGGCATCTGTCGCGCCGCCGTCGCTGCTTGCCTCGCCGGTATTGCAATCACCGTGTGGGCTTTCGGTGTCGGCTCGGCTCTCGGAGGTGCAGCATGATGCAGCTAGCGCGATCGAAAGGCCCCGTCACCAACACCGCGCTGGAAACCTGGACGCTCACGTTCGAGGAGCTGACGGAGACGTTCCAGCGGACCCCGCGCGTCGGGCGCAAGGATGGAAGCTACTTCGTGCGCGGCCCCTTTTCCGAGGGCTACCCGACCCGCGGCGACGCGCATATCACCGAGGCGGCGCTGCTGATACTGGATGGAGACAGCACGCTCGACCCCGAAACCGGCGAGATCACCCCCGGCGCACCTCATCCCATGCTGGTGCATGAGGCGTTGCGCGATCTGGACATTGCCCATGTCGTCTATACGAGCGCGAGCCACGGACAACCCGGCAAGGGGAACCGCTACCGCGTGTTGATCCCGGCGACGATCCCCGACACGACGGCGCTGTCCGCTTGCGTGGAGTGGACTAGCGACCAACTGCACCGCGCAGGCGTGGCGGTGGCGGACGTGAAGGAGAATCACACCTGGAGCCAGCCGTGGTACTTCACGCGCAAGGCAACCCCCGAGGCCGAGTATTTGGTCTATGTCTGCGACACCGAGGAAGTCTTCGACGTGGGCGCGTGCGTCGCGTGGAAGGCCGCGCAAGATCCGCTGACCCCGCAGACACTGGAAGCGGCGGCGCTGGCGGGACCGAAACACGGATCGGGCGGCGGACTGTTCCGCCAGTACAACGCGCTTCACGGCAACCCCGAGGCCATGCTGGCAGTCTTGCAGGGGCACGGCTACGCGCTGAAGAACCGATCCGGCACGCTCAACGGGGAGCCGGTCTATCGGTTGTTGGCCCCCGGCTCGACGAGCAGCACGCCCGGCGTTGCGCTCTACAAAGCCCGCGACGGGCGATGGTTGGTTGCCAGTCATCACGGCGCGCATGACCCCCTGAGCGCGGCCCCGAGTAACGACGCCTTCGATTTGCTCAGGATCTTCGAGCACGGCGGCGATCAGGCCAGAGCGATGAACGCTTGGCGCAAGATCCTGGACCCCCGGCCGGTAGTGCGCATCGTGGGCGGGGCACTTCCCGGCAACCTCAGCGCGGCGGCGAAGGCGTTGGCGGGCGTGCAGCCCCCGGCTGTTTTTCAGCGCGGGCAGACGCTCTGTCGAGTGGCGCACCTGGAAGAGACCGGCGAGATCCAAGGCTGCACCATCCCCAAAGGAACGGCCACCATCGTGACCCTGCAACGCGCGGGGCTGATGGTCGAGCTTGGCAGGGCGGCCAAGTGGGAGCGCAAATCCGAAAACGACGAATGGTATGAAGTCGACCCGTGCAGCAAGGTGACGGCGGCGCTGCTGGAAGGCGTCGGCAATTGGGAGGGAATGCCGAGCCTCTTGGGAATCAGCGAGGCCCCCATCCTGCGCGACGACGGTACCTTGCATGCACAAGCGGGGTATGACCGGGCGACCCGGCTCTATGTCGAGGGGCGCTTTCCCGGATTCCAGCTGCCGGAGCGCATCTCTCTTGACGATGCCCAACGGGCGGCGGCGTTCCTGCTCCAACCCTTTCTGGAGTTCCCGTTCGTCGAGAGTCGGCTGGATCATGCCGTGGTGCTGGCTTACCTGCTGACCCTCGCACTGCGCCCGCAGATCCAGACGGCCCCCCTGGTCTGCGTATCGGCCACCACCCCCGGCACGGGGAAGGGGTTGTTGGTCGAGGCGTGCAACCTACTGGTGCGTGGGCGCGACGCGGCCATCATGCCCGCCATTCAAGGCACCAGCGCCGAGGAGGAGACCCGTAAGCGGATTACGGCCCTGCTGCTGCAAGGCGTCTCGTCGATCAACCTGGACAACTGGACCCGACCCATCGGCGGCGAGGCGCTGAACGCCCTGCTCACGGCCGGGGAATGGTCCGATCGGATCTTGGGGCGTAGCGAGACGGTTTCGCTGCCGGCGCGTCTCGCCCTCGCGGCCACCGGCAACAATCTCAGCGTGCGGGGCGACATGACCCGGCGAAGCCTGCTGATCCAACTGGACGCAGGCGTGGAGCGGCCCGAGCTGCGCGCCTTCAAGGAGCCGAACCTGACAGGCATGGTGACACGGCGGCGCGGCGAGCTGCTGGCGGCGCTGTTCGCCATCCTCAAAGCCTACCGGCAAGCGCATCAACCGGGCGTGTGCGAACGGCTGTTGGGGCGTTTCGAGCCGTGGAGCATGGCGGTTGCGGCGCCGATTCGCTGGCTCGGGTATCCCGATCCGACCGAATCACAGGCCCGCTTGCGCGAAGCAGACCCGGAGGCCGACAAGCTGGAGCTGTTCCTGAGCGCGTGGTTCGACATCCGGGGCGCGCAATGGACCACGGCGGCTGAACTGCTGCGCGAGGCCGAGGCGGTGGACTCATTCAGCACGACGCACAATGCCAAGCGTGCGGCACTCTCCGAGGCCCTGCTGGATGTCGCCAACGACGGGCGCGGGCGGATCAACCGCAAGGCGCTTGGATGGTATCTGCGCCACTTCGAGGGACGCATCGCGGGCGGGTTGCGCTTGATGAAGAAACCGCGCATCGGCAGCACCAAGGTCGCCCATGAGTACCGCGTCGAACGGCTCGCGGACTCACATTGGGCTGCCACCGGCACGGTCGGGCACCCGTTTTGAGGGCGAAAATAGGGTTTCTAGGGTTTCTAGGGTTTTTTTTCCTCAGAGAAAGTTTTGGGCTGATGAAGTCAGTTTCGCCAGAACACCGACGTGGGGAATATCCCCTTCCCCGGACGATACTTTCACCGGGCTCAAGAAACCCTAGAAACCCTAGAAACCCTATCCGGGGCGAAGCAGCAGAAGACCGGCACCTCCAACCAGAGACCGATGACCGCCTGAACACCTCGCGGCAACCACCACCCCGCAAACCGTCGAGTGCACCCGGCGCGGCTGCATGTTGAAGCACGCTGATCCGGCGTTTTGGTCCCGACCGATTGATCGGGGTCTTGGAACATGGCGAGACGAGCCGGCACAAGGCATGATACGTGTCTGTTTGCGCGACTGGAGTCGAGAATGGCGGAAATGACAGGCTCGGGGACGTCCTTGGCGGACTTCATTTGGAAAAACGCCGAGGATCTCTGGGGGGATTTCAAGCACACGGATTTCGGCAAGGTTATCCTGCCCTTTACCCTGCTCCGGCGTTTGGAATGCGTGCTGGAACCCACTCGGGCGGAAGTGCGCGAGGCGTATCTGACGCATCGGGACAGTGGTATGGCCCTGGACCAGATCTTACCCGGTATCTCGGGTTTCCCTTTTTACAACACCTCTGAGTACTCCCTGGCGACATTGGGCGGTACCAAGACGCGTCAAAATCTCCAGGACTATATTGCCCGTTTTTCGGACAACGCCCGCGTCATCTTTGAGCAGTTCGAGTTTGGAAACACCTTGACGCGCTTGGACAAGGCGGGGCTCCTCTTCAGGATCTGCCGGAATTTCGCGACGATCGACCTGCATCCCGATGCGGTCCCCGATCGGGTCATGAGCAATATTTACGAGCACCTGATCCGTCGCTTCGGCGCCGAGGTCAACGAAGGCGCCGAGGACTTCATGACGCCCCGCGATGTGGTCCACCTGGCCACCACACTCGTGCTGGACCCGGACGACGCCCTGTTCGAGTCAACGCCGGGTCTCATTCGGACCCTCTACGATCCGGCCTGCGGGACAGGCGGCTTTCTCACCGACGCCATGAACCATGTCGCCGATCACGGCAGCCGCTTCCAGGTGCCGCCAGCGCTCATTCCACACGGACAGGAACTTGAACCCGAGACCCATGCCGTTTGCCTGACGGCCATGCTGCTGCGTACCCTGGAGACCGATCCAGGGCGCGATCTGTCGCAGAACATCAAGCTCGGCAGCACGCTCTCCGACGATCAGTTTCCCGGCGAGCGCTTTCATTATTGTCTTGCCAATCCTCCCTTCGGTAAGAAGTGGGAGAAAGATCAAAAGGATGTCACGCGGGAGCACAGGGAGAAGGGCTACGCCGGCCGCTTCGGTCCCGGCCTGCCGCGCATCAACGACGGCTCCATGCTGTTCCTGCAGCACCTGGCCAGCAAGATGGAGTGCCCCGAGCACGGCGGCGGGCGCGTGGCGATCGTGCTGTCAGGGTCACCACTGTTCAACGGCGGAGCGGGTTCCGGCGAGTCCGAGATCCGGCGCTGGCTGCTGGAGCACGACCTGGTGGAGGCCATTGTCGCTCTTCCCACGGAGATCTTCTTCCGTACCGGGATTGGCACCTACTTGTGGATCCTCTCCAACCGAAAACCGGTCGAACGAATTGAGAAGGTGCAGTTGATCAACGCCACCGACCTGTGGACCTCGATCAGGAACGAAGGCAACAAGCGGCGGATCGTTAGTCCCGAGCAGATACGCGAGATCGCCGACGTCTATGCCGCGGCCGAAACTCGCGGCATCAGCCGGATGCTCGACTATCGCACCTTCGGCTACCGGCGCATCAAGGTGCTGCGTCCGCTGCGGATGGTGCTAAGCATCGACGAAGAGCGACTTCCGCGCCTGCACGTCGCCAATGCCTGGCTGAAGTTGTCCGACGAGCAGCGAAGGACCTGGGAAGCGGCGCTCAAACCACACTTGGGTCAGGAATACCCCTTCCTCTGGGCGGAGTCGTTCGTCGGGGAGGTGACATCGATCTGTTCCGCCGCCGGCAAGGTCGGCAAGCCCTTCGTCAAAACGCTGATCGATGTCTTCGGCAAGAAGGACCCCAACGGAGATCCGGTCCGTCGGCCGAACGGCGTGCTGATTCCCGACCCCGATTCGACCGACTACGAGAACGTCCCCCTCGGCCAAGACATCGAAGACTATCTTTCCAGGGAAGTCCTGCCCCATGTGCCGGATGCCTACATCGACGAGGACTTTCTCGACGAGAAAGATGGACAAATCGGCCGGGTCGGCTATGAGATCAACTTCAACCGCTTCTTC
This region includes:
- a CDS encoding mannose-1-phosphate guanylyltransferase/mannose-6-phosphate isomerase — translated: MPLQPVILSGGSGTRLWPLSREAYPKQFLALTSEHTMLQETVRRLDGLDEEHPRQAVGQIDPIVVCNESHRFLVAEQFRVMGRRPAEIILEPKGRNTAPALSLAALAAIRGGSDPVLLVMPADHTIRNEVGFRAAVADACLIAREGAVVTFGIVPSKPETGYGYIRQGPAYEVDGLAGNAYLLNGFVEKPDVETAEGYLESGQYLWNSGIFVLRASLWLGLIERFRPDIAQAVADAFEAATHDGDFLRLDAEHFGACPGDSIDYAVMEPLARDTGGAGPPAVVVPLDVGWSDVGAWSALWEVRDQDAAGNVLDGDAFVHDARNNLLIAHHRMLAAVGVEDLIVVETPDAVLVVSKEHAQDVKAVTQFLQHEQRNEYRHHQRVHRPWGSYEAIGQGPRYQVKRLIVKPGESLSLQMHHHRAEHWIVVSGTARVTCDEKAFLLTENQSTYIPVGSSHRLENPGTIMLELIEVQSGGYLGEDDIVRFEDRYNRGAKETH
- a CDS encoding inositol monophosphatase family protein, with amino-acid sequence MKPDPNLIGDILREAAATEIMPRFHSILAERKADGSLVTEADFATQARIVEAIAREFPETPLLGEEMSAEDQGRLLTETDTGVWILDPLDGTGNYASGFPGFSISLAFVERGQVTLGVIFDPVRDECFSAVRGCGATLNGESIRPFAPGPKLSDCLAMIDMKRLPPERIPALFRPGGFRSQRNLGSVALDWCWLAAGRYQLYLHGGQKLWDYAAGHLIASEAGAASRLYADRGATEATDFSLSPRLAVAASDDALLQRWLDFVDLPMRSA
- a CDS encoding tetratricopeptide repeat protein; its protein translation is MTEEITDLDMALSSGITAFEYKQFSRAAGLLSPLAEQGIPDAQYRIAIMAQNGLGMLPNPLLAYTSMKRAAEAGLALAQHGLAFMYMEGECTDKNPEKAVHWFKKAAEQGLVGSLTTLAMMYEQGHGVEKDLDEANRLYRLAGFDER
- a CDS encoding tyrosine-type recombinase/integrase, whose amino-acid sequence is MASITEHSTSTGAKRYRVEIRLKGYPAQCQTFERKTDARRWASQTEAAIREGRHFKTAEAKKHTLADLIDRYTRDVLPRPPRKSKRPRGERSKQIIKAQLEWWKAELGAYTLADVTPAKIVEARDKLARSTKRDGTTFSPSTVVRYMAPLSHAFGIAVREWGWLDDSPMRKVDRPSEPDGRVRFLSGEERTALLNACTESKNPWLYIVVLLALSTGMRKGELTNLRWPDLDLPNRRITLRETKNGEIRVVPLAGPALEALKAHAKVRRLDTDLVFPAPAKPPKAVKPMDFRAAWEAALKRAEITDFHFHDLRHTTASYLAMNGASLAEIAEVLGHKTLAMVKRYAHLSEAHTAGVVERMNRAIFGEG
- a CDS encoding type I restriction-modification system subunit M, with protein sequence MAEMTGSGTSLADFIWKNAEDLWGDFKHTDFGKVILPFTLLRRLECVLEPTRAEVREAYLTHRDSGMALDQILPGISGFPFYNTSEYSLATLGGTKTRQNLQDYIARFSDNARVIFEQFEFGNTLTRLDKAGLLFRICRNFATIDLHPDAVPDRVMSNIYEHLIRRFGAEVNEGAEDFMTPRDVVHLATTLVLDPDDALFESTPGLIRTLYDPACGTGGFLTDAMNHVADHGSRFQVPPALIPHGQELEPETHAVCLTAMLLRTLETDPGRDLSQNIKLGSTLSDDQFPGERFHYCLANPPFGKKWEKDQKDVTREHREKGYAGRFGPGLPRINDGSMLFLQHLASKMECPEHGGGRVAIVLSGSPLFNGGAGSGESEIRRWLLEHDLVEAIVALPTEIFFRTGIGTYLWILSNRKPVERIEKVQLINATDLWTSIRNEGNKRRIVSPEQIREIADVYAAAETRGISRMLDYRTFGYRRIKVLRPLRMVLSIDEERLPRLHVANAWLKLSDEQRRTWEAALKPHLGQEYPFLWAESFVGEVTSICSAAGKVGKPFVKTLIDVFGKKDPNGDPVRRPNGVLIPDPDSTDYENVPLGQDIEDYLSREVLPHVPDAYIDEDFLDEKDGQIGRVGYEINFNRFFYRYERPRPLEEIDADLKQVEAEIAELLGEVTT